A single region of the Paramicrobacterium fandaimingii genome encodes:
- the aroA gene encoding 3-phosphoshikimate 1-carboxyvinyltransferase → MFESKYSGPDDQLAGDRRLIDGETLWPAPKADGPITSRVSLPGSKSLVNRELVLAALASEPSLLRAPLHSRDSQNMVEALRALGARIDEVEASGEYGADFLVTPGELTGSTTIECGLAGTVMRFVPPVAALALGPTTFDADDAARGRPMAAVLDALRASGVDIDPGARSLPFTVHGSGSVPGGDVSVDASASSQFVSALLLSAARFENGIVLRHTGEKLPSIPHIDMTIAALRERGVDASSPELGVWRVSPGEIAGRDVTIEPDLSNAAPFLAAALVAGGSVTIPNWPTETTQVGADLATLLAEFGAHVELTADGNLTVTAGERIHAVDLDLSHAGELAPTLIALSAFADGPSRFRGIAHIRHHETDRLAAIATELTNLGGNVTEHEDGVTVRPQTLHGGVWNTYNDHRTATAGALVGIAVPGVEIVDIATTAKTLPQFTSLWDALVASGTTGNTRS, encoded by the coding sequence ATGTTTGAGTCGAAATATTCCGGTCCAGACGACCAGCTTGCGGGCGACCGCCGTCTCATCGACGGTGAGACGCTCTGGCCTGCGCCAAAGGCGGACGGCCCGATCACCTCGCGCGTCTCGCTCCCCGGCTCCAAATCGCTTGTCAATCGCGAACTCGTGCTCGCCGCGCTTGCGTCCGAGCCCAGTCTCTTGAGAGCACCGCTTCATTCTCGTGACAGCCAGAACATGGTCGAGGCGCTTCGTGCACTCGGAGCGCGCATCGACGAGGTCGAGGCGAGCGGAGAGTACGGTGCGGACTTTCTCGTGACGCCGGGCGAACTGACCGGGTCGACGACAATTGAGTGCGGTCTCGCCGGAACGGTCATGCGCTTTGTGCCTCCCGTTGCCGCCTTGGCCCTCGGTCCGACGACGTTCGACGCCGATGATGCAGCACGGGGCCGGCCCATGGCAGCCGTTCTCGACGCCCTCCGCGCGTCAGGAGTCGATATCGATCCCGGTGCCCGTTCGTTGCCCTTCACCGTGCACGGCAGCGGTTCTGTCCCCGGAGGCGACGTCAGCGTCGACGCCTCGGCGTCGAGCCAGTTTGTCTCAGCGCTCCTGCTGTCGGCCGCCCGGTTCGAGAACGGGATCGTTCTTCGTCACACGGGCGAGAAGCTTCCCAGCATCCCTCACATCGATATGACGATCGCTGCGTTGCGCGAGCGAGGCGTCGATGCATCGTCGCCAGAACTCGGAGTCTGGCGTGTTTCCCCCGGAGAGATCGCGGGGCGCGATGTCACTATCGAACCCGATCTCTCCAACGCGGCGCCCTTTCTTGCCGCCGCTCTCGTTGCCGGAGGTTCGGTGACGATTCCGAACTGGCCAACCGAGACCACACAGGTGGGTGCAGATCTGGCCACTCTGCTTGCGGAATTCGGGGCACACGTCGAGCTCACGGCCGATGGAAACCTGACGGTGACGGCGGGAGAGCGCATCCACGCCGTCGATCTCGACCTGAGCCACGCCGGCGAGCTGGCACCGACGCTCATCGCGCTTTCCGCCTTCGCCGACGGCCCCTCTCGTTTTCGAGGAATCGCGCATATTCGCCACCACGAGACCGACAGGCTTGCCGCTATCGCCACCGAGCTGACGAATCTTGGCGGGAATGTCACAGAGCACGAAGACGGCGTCACGGTGCGGCCGCAGACCCTCCACGGCGGCGTCTGGAACACCTACAACGATCACCGCACCGCGACGGCCGGTGCACTCGTCGGCATCGCCGTTCCCGGTGTGGAGATCGTCGACATCGCAACGACGGCGAAAACGCTTCCGCAGTTCACATCGCTCTGGGACGCCCTCGTCGCATCTGGAACGACAGGCAACACACGCTCATGA
- a CDS encoding sensor histidine kinase, which translates to MSTLSELILAQGRSDEADVEWLHMLVEDAQLLADLAFADIVLWVPTHDDSFIAVSHYRPSSAATLFYRDFVGQKVKQQWRAQVTEAFSRGEIIDSSAPDWYEETPTRVVAVPVVRRLTSESTVTTPGPIAVLTRHTNLSETRSPSRQELTFNNCAADLFGMIAGGDFPDLSAPTGPRRGAPRASDGLLRIDVEGTTTFASPNALSAFNRMGFEDELEGESLADVTTEILGDQQEIDESLPLVVTGRAPWRTDVESKGVTISLRSIPLRVRGGRVGAIVLCRDVTELRHRERELITKDATIREIHHRVKNNLQTVASLLRIQARRAHSDEASNALTQAMRRVTAIAVVHDTLSEGLSQDVDFDDVFERVLMLIAEVASAHNTTVRPTKSGRFGVLPSEYATPLALALTELVTNAVEHGLAGRSGEVEIQAERTEEVLSVTVRDNGTGLPEGRVGQGLGTQIVRTLIQGELSGTIDWHTVVGEGTEVTIEVPLRFITS; encoded by the coding sequence ATGTCGACGCTCAGTGAACTGATTCTCGCTCAGGGCCGCTCTGATGAAGCGGATGTTGAATGGCTGCACATGCTGGTGGAAGATGCGCAGCTGCTCGCTGATCTCGCCTTCGCCGACATTGTGCTGTGGGTTCCGACTCACGACGACAGTTTCATCGCCGTTTCTCACTACCGCCCGTCGAGCGCAGCAACGCTCTTCTACCGAGACTTCGTCGGGCAGAAGGTCAAGCAGCAGTGGCGGGCTCAGGTGACCGAGGCCTTTTCACGTGGCGAGATCATCGACTCCTCGGCACCAGACTGGTACGAAGAAACTCCGACCCGGGTCGTCGCGGTTCCCGTCGTCCGGCGTCTCACCTCAGAGAGCACGGTGACGACGCCCGGCCCGATCGCCGTGCTCACACGCCACACAAACCTCAGCGAGACCCGTTCCCCCAGCCGTCAAGAGCTGACGTTCAACAACTGCGCCGCCGACTTGTTCGGCATGATCGCCGGTGGCGACTTTCCGGATCTCTCCGCTCCAACGGGCCCCAGACGGGGCGCGCCGCGAGCCTCAGACGGCCTGCTGCGCATCGACGTGGAGGGCACGACGACCTTCGCGAGCCCGAACGCGCTGTCGGCGTTCAACCGGATGGGGTTTGAAGATGAGCTCGAGGGCGAATCACTCGCCGATGTGACGACGGAGATTTTGGGTGACCAGCAAGAGATCGACGAGTCACTGCCTCTCGTCGTCACCGGCAGAGCACCTTGGCGCACCGATGTCGAATCGAAGGGCGTCACAATCTCGCTTCGCTCGATCCCACTGCGTGTACGCGGCGGGCGCGTGGGCGCCATCGTGCTCTGCCGAGACGTCACGGAGCTGCGCCACCGTGAACGGGAACTGATTACAAAGGATGCCACGATCCGCGAGATCCATCACCGGGTGAAGAACAATCTTCAGACTGTCGCCTCGCTTCTGCGCATCCAGGCTCGCCGGGCACATTCCGACGAGGCAAGCAACGCGCTGACGCAGGCGATGCGGCGGGTGACGGCCATCGCCGTCGTGCACGACACGCTGTCAGAAGGTCTGTCTCAGGATGTTGACTTCGACGACGTGTTCGAGCGGGTGCTCATGCTGATCGCGGAGGTGGCTTCCGCGCACAACACAACCGTGCGGCCCACCAAATCCGGTCGTTTCGGTGTTCTGCCGAGCGAGTACGCAACACCTCTCGCGCTCGCCCTGACCGAGTTGGTGACGAATGCCGTGGAGCACGGGCTCGCCGGGCGCTCTGGCGAGGTTGAGATTCAGGCGGAGCGCACCGAGGAGGTTCTCTCGGTGACCGTGCGTGACAACGGAACGGGCCTCCCCGAGGGGCGCGTGGGCCAAGGCCTCGGCACCCAGATCGTGCGCACCTTGATTCAGGGCGAGCTGAGCGGCACGATCGACTGGCACACCGTCGTCGGAGAGGGCACCGAGGTGACCATCGAGGTTCCTCTGCGGTTCATCACGAGCTGA
- the rsgA gene encoding ribosome small subunit-dependent GTPase A: MSWWDVDDDDDEQLPDESDIRVRPSRRGSRPRTKTRPAHKDAVIGTVLGVDRGRYTVLLDENRTSEREITASRASELRRQPIVNGDRVDVVGDVSGEQGTLARIVRIKERSTLLRRSADDTDEVERIIVANADQMLIVVAAANPEPRARLVDRYLVAAFDAGITPLLVITKTDLAHPADFMTLFAGLPLTVLTSRTDDMPVAEIAELLVGHSTVFVGHSGVGKSTLVNALVPEAHRSTGHVNRVTGRGRHTSSSAVSYRLSHDGRSGWIIDTPGVRSFGLGHVDTSNILRSFPDLNRRADECPRGCTHLPDAPDCALNEASQAGELDSVTLQRLDSLQRLLTTFAS; encoded by the coding sequence ATGAGCTGGTGGGACGTCGACGACGATGACGACGAACAACTCCCCGATGAGTCAGACATTCGCGTGCGCCCGAGCCGCCGCGGCTCGCGGCCCCGAACAAAGACGCGGCCCGCTCACAAGGATGCCGTCATCGGCACAGTGCTCGGCGTCGATCGCGGCCGCTATACGGTGCTGCTCGATGAGAATCGGACGAGCGAACGGGAAATCACCGCAAGCAGGGCCTCCGAGCTGCGAAGGCAGCCGATCGTCAACGGGGACCGCGTCGATGTGGTGGGCGACGTCTCCGGCGAGCAGGGGACTCTCGCTCGCATCGTGCGCATCAAAGAGCGCTCGACCCTCTTGCGCCGCAGCGCAGACGACACAGACGAGGTCGAGCGCATCATCGTGGCAAATGCCGACCAGATGCTCATCGTCGTCGCCGCGGCAAACCCGGAACCGCGTGCGCGTCTCGTTGACCGGTACCTCGTCGCCGCATTCGACGCCGGAATCACTCCCCTGCTCGTGATCACCAAGACCGATCTTGCCCACCCTGCCGACTTTATGACCTTGTTCGCCGGGCTGCCGCTGACGGTGCTGACAAGCCGCACCGATGACATGCCGGTCGCTGAGATCGCCGAGCTGCTCGTCGGGCACTCAACAGTTTTCGTTGGGCATTCGGGGGTCGGCAAGTCGACACTCGTCAACGCGCTCGTACCCGAAGCGCATCGCTCGACGGGGCATGTGAATCGGGTAACGGGACGCGGCAGGCACACGTCGTCGTCTGCGGTCTCCTACCGGTTATCGCACGACGGTCGCTCAGGCTGGATCATCGACACGCCCGGGGTTCGATCATTCGGCCTCGGTCATGTCGACACAAGCAACATCCTCCGGTCATTCCCCGATCTGAATCGCCGTGCCGATGAGTGTCCACGGGGGTGCACACACCTGCCAGACGCCCCCGATTGCGCACTCAACGAGGCATCACAGGCCGGCGAGCTTGATTCGGTGACGCTTCAGCGTCTGGATTCTCTGCAGCGACTGCTCACGACCTTCGCCAGCTGA
- the secA gene encoding preprotein translocase subunit SecA: MASVLEKALRVGEGRTLKRLKNYAKAVNALEDDFAELSDEDLKNETAELRERYEKGEKLDHLLPEAFAAVREAAKRTLGMRPFDVQLMGGAALHLGNIAEMKTGEGKTLVATLPAYLNAITGKGVHVITVNDYLASYQSELMGRVFRALGMTTGVVVSGQTPDVRRKQYQADITYGTNNEFGFDYLRDNMAWQKDGMVQRDHYFVIIDEVDSILIDEARTPLIISGPSSGEANRWFTEFARIAQGLVAGEDYEVDEKKRTVGVLEPGIEKVEDHLGIDNLYESANTPLISFLNNAIKASALFKKDKDYVVMNGEVMIVDEHTGRILVGRRYNEGVHQAIEAKEGVTVKAENQTLATVTLQNYFRMYDKMAGMTGTAETEAAEFMSTYKLGVVTIPTNKPMQRMDRSDLVYKTEEAKFAHVVDDISERNDAGQPVLIGTTSVEKSEYLSRLLAKKGIRHEVLNAKNHAREASIVAQAGRLGAVTVATNMAGRGTDVMLGGNAEFLAVQKMSELGLSTTETPDEYEEKWDEVYDEVKAGVQTEADKVIEAGGLYVLGTERHESRRIDNQLRGRSGRQGDPGESRFYLSLQDDLMRLFNSGAAESLMSRGVPDDVAIESKVVSRAIRSAQSQVESRNAEIRKNVLKYDDVLNRQRETVYTDRRQILEGDDLQERVRVFLEDVVTEVLDEHVGEGNGDDWDFDALWVELKTLYPIALTVDEVVQEAGSKGRVNRAFVQREILSDAKLAYEHREELLGSDAMRELERRVVLQVIDRRWRDHLYEMDYLKDGIGLRAMAQRDPLVEYQREGFSLFQQMMGQIREESVGYLFNLEVEVTRPDDAEGEVSPVIVAKGLARPDGETEKLSYSAANEEGDVEVRNQRGQIEKGATGKAQRVAQGSTNGAAKGSPARQARPAAAPQKKKPAQRGAFGQTASDDAKPAPANRAQRRSQQKKK, translated from the coding sequence GTGGCCTCAGTATTGGAAAAAGCCCTTCGCGTCGGCGAAGGACGAACCCTCAAACGCCTGAAGAACTACGCGAAGGCCGTCAACGCACTTGAAGACGACTTCGCCGAACTCAGCGATGAGGATCTCAAGAACGAGACAGCGGAGCTTCGCGAGCGCTATGAGAAGGGTGAGAAGCTCGACCATCTGCTGCCCGAGGCTTTTGCCGCGGTCAGAGAAGCGGCAAAGCGCACGCTGGGCATGCGGCCCTTCGACGTTCAGCTCATGGGTGGGGCGGCGCTTCATCTCGGCAACATCGCCGAGATGAAGACCGGGGAAGGTAAGACCCTCGTCGCGACGCTCCCCGCGTACCTCAACGCCATCACTGGCAAAGGCGTGCACGTCATCACCGTCAACGACTATCTTGCGAGCTATCAGTCCGAGCTGATGGGGCGTGTGTTCCGTGCGCTCGGAATGACAACGGGTGTTGTCGTCTCCGGCCAGACACCGGACGTGCGGCGCAAGCAATATCAAGCAGACATCACCTACGGAACGAACAATGAGTTCGGGTTCGATTACCTGCGCGACAACATGGCGTGGCAGAAGGACGGAATGGTTCAGCGTGACCACTATTTCGTCATCATCGACGAGGTCGACTCCATCCTCATTGACGAGGCGCGGACCCCTCTGATCATCTCTGGCCCGTCGTCAGGCGAGGCGAACAGATGGTTCACCGAGTTTGCGCGAATCGCGCAGGGCCTTGTGGCTGGCGAAGACTACGAGGTCGATGAGAAGAAGCGCACAGTCGGCGTGCTCGAGCCCGGAATCGAGAAGGTGGAAGACCACCTCGGGATCGACAATCTTTACGAATCGGCGAATACCCCGCTCATTTCCTTTCTCAACAACGCCATCAAGGCGTCGGCGCTGTTCAAGAAAGACAAGGACTACGTCGTCATGAACGGCGAGGTCATGATCGTCGATGAGCACACCGGGCGCATCCTCGTCGGACGGCGCTATAACGAAGGTGTTCACCAGGCGATCGAGGCGAAGGAAGGCGTCACAGTCAAGGCCGAGAACCAGACGCTTGCGACGGTCACACTGCAGAACTACTTCCGCATGTACGACAAGATGGCGGGAATGACCGGTACGGCCGAAACAGAGGCCGCCGAGTTTATGTCGACGTACAAACTCGGTGTCGTGACGATCCCAACGAACAAACCGATGCAGCGCATGGATCGATCCGACCTTGTATACAAGACAGAAGAGGCGAAGTTCGCCCACGTCGTCGACGATATCTCTGAGCGAAACGACGCAGGTCAGCCGGTGCTCATCGGTACGACGAGCGTGGAGAAGAGCGAGTACCTCTCGCGTCTCCTCGCGAAGAAGGGCATCAGACACGAGGTGCTCAATGCGAAGAACCACGCCCGTGAGGCATCCATCGTCGCTCAGGCGGGCCGCCTCGGCGCGGTTACCGTCGCAACGAATATGGCCGGACGCGGCACCGACGTCATGCTCGGCGGCAACGCCGAGTTCCTCGCCGTTCAGAAGATGAGCGAGTTGGGGCTCTCGACGACCGAGACTCCCGACGAGTATGAAGAGAAGTGGGACGAAGTCTACGACGAGGTGAAAGCCGGGGTGCAGACAGAAGCCGACAAAGTTATCGAGGCCGGAGGGCTCTACGTTCTGGGCACCGAACGTCACGAATCTCGCCGCATCGACAACCAGCTTCGCGGCCGGTCCGGCCGTCAGGGCGACCCGGGCGAGAGCCGCTTCTACCTCTCGTTGCAAGACGATCTGATGCGCCTGTTCAACTCCGGCGCCGCAGAGAGTCTGATGTCACGAGGCGTGCCTGACGACGTCGCCATCGAGTCGAAGGTCGTCAGCAGGGCAATTCGATCGGCGCAGTCCCAGGTGGAGTCACGCAACGCGGAGATCCGCAAGAACGTTCTGAAGTACGACGACGTGCTCAACCGCCAGCGCGAGACGGTGTACACCGACCGACGACAGATTCTCGAAGGCGACGACCTCCAAGAGCGCGTCCGGGTGTTCCTCGAGGACGTTGTCACCGAGGTGCTCGATGAGCACGTCGGCGAAGGCAATGGAGACGATTGGGACTTTGACGCTTTGTGGGTTGAGCTCAAGACTCTGTATCCGATCGCTCTCACTGTCGATGAGGTTGTTCAGGAAGCGGGTTCGAAGGGACGCGTCAATCGAGCATTCGTGCAGCGCGAGATCTTGTCAGACGCCAAGCTCGCCTACGAGCATCGTGAGGAGCTGCTCGGCTCCGATGCCATGCGTGAACTTGAGCGTCGCGTTGTGCTGCAGGTCATCGATCGCCGGTGGAGAGACCATCTCTACGAGATGGACTACCTGAAGGACGGCATCGGTCTGCGGGCGATGGCCCAGCGTGATCCCCTTGTCGAGTACCAGCGTGAAGGCTTCTCCCTGTTCCAGCAGATGATGGGACAGATTCGAGAGGAGTCCGTCGGGTACCTGTTCAACCTCGAGGTCGAGGTGACGCGACCAGACGATGCGGAGGGCGAGGTCAGCCCCGTAATCGTTGCAAAGGGGCTTGCGCGCCCCGATGGCGAGACGGAGAAGCTCAGCTATTCGGCAGCAAACGAAGAAGGCGACGTCGAGGTTCGCAATCAGCGCGGGCAGATCGAAAAGGGCGCAACAGGCAAGGCCCAACGCGTGGCTCAAGGATCGACAAACGGTGCAGCGAAGGGAAGCCCTGCCCGCCAGGCGCGACCGGCGGCCGCACCTCAGAAGAAGAAGCCTGCTCAGCGCGGTGCATTCGGTCAGACAGCATCCGATGATGCGAAGCCGGCGCCGGCCAACCGTGCGCAGCGACGTTCACAGCAGAAGAAGAAGTAG
- a CDS encoding zf-HC2 domain-containing protein, producing MTDCGCAKARRDLEEFLRNEICHTDASDIREHLADCADCTREALLSRTLTETVQRACRETAPEELRAQVIERLRTATAH from the coding sequence ATGACTGACTGTGGCTGCGCAAAAGCACGGCGAGATCTCGAAGAGTTTCTGAGAAACGAGATCTGCCATACGGATGCGTCGGATATTCGCGAGCACCTGGCCGACTGCGCCGATTGCACGCGCGAGGCGCTGCTCTCGCGCACGCTCACCGAGACGGTGCAGCGTGCCTGCAGGGAGACAGCTCCGGAGGAGCTTCGCGCCCAGGTGATCGAGCGGCTGCGCACGGCGACCGCTCACTGA
- a CDS encoding Rv3235 family protein → MSEGNVARSDEHSPAPPARPARCGTADPDSEFTFLRTNATDLPDPEPLLVNLTRSVIEVIAGARNLEQLSRWISEDVYKTLVKQTVITARARTLKGQNAVRPVVHVGKVHVQAPVDDVCEAVIMVQVGRTRARAVAIRLEGIDHRWRATSIGVL, encoded by the coding sequence ATGAGTGAAGGCAATGTCGCACGATCCGACGAGCATTCCCCCGCGCCGCCCGCCCGTCCTGCCCGTTGCGGCACCGCCGATCCCGACAGCGAGTTCACATTTCTCCGAACGAACGCGACAGATCTGCCCGACCCAGAACCGCTTCTCGTCAATCTCACACGCAGCGTGATCGAGGTGATTGCGGGAGCACGCAACCTTGAGCAGCTTTCCCGCTGGATCAGCGAAGATGTGTACAAGACGCTCGTCAAGCAGACCGTCATCACCGCGCGGGCCCGAACGTTGAAGGGTCAGAACGCCGTGCGGCCGGTCGTGCACGTCGGAAAGGTGCATGTCCAAGCCCCCGTCGACGACGTGTGTGAAGCCGTGATCATGGTGCAGGTCGGGCGCACACGTGCCCGAGCCGTTGCGATTCGGCTCGAGGGCATCGACCATCGCTGGCGTGCGACGTCGATCGGCGTCCTTTAG
- the bcp gene encoding thioredoxin-dependent thiol peroxidase → MTDYPRLSAGDAAPHFTLTDHNGGDVSLSDFSGENVIVYFYPAAMTPGCTTQACDFRDSMTSLQAAGYHVIGISKDDPEKLSHFAERDALPFPLLSDPDQAVHKAYGAFGPKNSYGRLLTGTLRSTIVIDGSGQVALALYNVRATGHVKMLRRKLAIDA, encoded by the coding sequence ATGACTGATTACCCGCGTCTCTCGGCAGGCGACGCCGCACCCCATTTCACTCTCACGGATCACAACGGCGGCGACGTATCGCTGTCAGATTTCTCTGGCGAGAACGTCATCGTTTACTTCTACCCCGCGGCAATGACTCCGGGCTGCACAACCCAGGCCTGCGACTTTCGCGACAGCATGACGAGCCTGCAGGCAGCCGGGTATCACGTGATCGGAATTTCGAAAGACGACCCGGAAAAGCTGTCCCACTTTGCCGAGCGCGACGCGCTGCCGTTCCCGCTTCTGTCAGACCCCGATCAGGCCGTGCACAAAGCGTATGGAGCCTTTGGACCGAAGAACAGCTACGGGCGACTCCTCACCGGCACGCTGCGATCGACAATCGTCATTGACGGCTCGGGTCAGGTAGCGCTCGCGCTTTACAACGTGAGGGCGACGGGACACGTGAAGATGCTGCGACGCAAGCTCGCCATCGACGCGTAG
- a CDS encoding helix-turn-helix domain-containing protein: protein MDHISPESIGRFLTVADASEILNVSADEVRELIRSAELPAISVGSPGRWRIERRVLEEYIEQKYEETRRMSLWREANAASIQDISDGPKHRR from the coding sequence ATGGATCACATTTCACCAGAGTCGATCGGCCGCTTCCTAACAGTGGCCGATGCTTCGGAGATCCTTAACGTCTCCGCCGACGAGGTACGGGAGCTGATCCGGTCAGCTGAGTTGCCCGCGATCAGCGTGGGCTCCCCCGGCCGCTGGCGCATAGAACGCCGCGTTCTCGAGGAATACATCGAGCAGAAGTATGAAGAGACACGCCGTATGAGCCTCTGGCGCGAGGCGAATGCCGCAAGCATCCAAGACATCAGCGACGGGCCGAAGCACCGCCGTTGA
- a CDS encoding sigma-70 family RNA polymerase sigma factor, which translates to MTVPEKPTPQARDESHALFEEQALPFLDQLYGAAMRMTKNPADAQDLVQETFVKAYAAFGQFKQGTNLKAWLYRILTNTYINLYRKKQREPYQSAIDDLEDWQLGGAQSTTASTHRSAESEAIDHMPDSAVKQALQDIPEDFRLAVYLADVEGFSYQDIAEIMKSPIGTVMSRLHRGRRMLRDRLTDYAVARGITAPTAGSTK; encoded by the coding sequence ATGACTGTGCCCGAAAAACCAACACCACAGGCGAGGGACGAGTCCCACGCCCTCTTCGAAGAGCAGGCTCTGCCGTTTCTTGATCAGCTCTACGGAGCTGCTATGCGCATGACGAAGAATCCCGCAGACGCGCAGGACCTCGTCCAAGAGACGTTCGTCAAGGCGTACGCGGCCTTCGGGCAGTTTAAACAGGGAACAAACCTCAAGGCGTGGCTGTACCGCATTCTGACGAACACGTACATCAACCTGTATCGCAAGAAGCAGCGCGAGCCGTATCAGAGCGCGATCGACGACCTTGAGGACTGGCAGCTCGGGGGAGCGCAGTCAACGACGGCGAGCACACATCGCTCCGCCGAAAGCGAGGCGATCGACCACATGCCTGACAGCGCGGTGAAGCAGGCGCTGCAGGACATCCCCGAAGACTTCCGTCTTGCCGTCTACCTGGCCGATGTCGAGGGTTTCAGCTATCAAGACATCGCCGAGATTATGAAGAGTCCCATCGGTACCGTGATGAGCCGGCTGCACCGTGGCCGCCGAATGCTGCGCGACCGACTGACTGATTACGCCGTCGCGCGGGGCATCACGGCTCCGACGGCAGGGAGCACGAAATGA
- a CDS encoding AAA family ATPase: MTRLVLAVARKTEERILEPLLERGHDVLARLGPLDDVAEVIARTQPDALIADGDVMTAELLSHCDDSGCRVVAVCSDETQRRHIARLGLREHVDVGASIAQFEASLAGPDLDVGRDEAARGVVTAVWGPAGAPGRTTIAISLAVELAELGGRVCLIDADTWSASIAQMLGMLDESPGFAAACRLAGQGALTHDELDRISERYPVSHGSLSVLTGLTRSSRWPELTQSRVTDSIEMCRLWADHVVIDTGFSLESDEEISSDLFAPRRNAATLAALRASDRVLAIGRADPIGISRYLRSHAELLEVAAGIPVHTVMNRVRSGPVGLAAASQITSTLQRFGVIDKPTLIGNDERAADAALLEGRSLREVSPRSPVVASVRGLARGMMPEAAVPTTRRERKTRASRTRHTRAWHVSGRAASSP, encoded by the coding sequence ATGACTCGTCTTGTGCTCGCCGTGGCTCGCAAAACCGAGGAGCGCATTCTCGAGCCTCTGCTCGAGCGCGGCCATGACGTGCTGGCTCGGCTTGGGCCGCTCGACGATGTCGCGGAGGTCATCGCCCGCACACAGCCAGATGCCCTGATCGCTGACGGCGATGTGATGACCGCAGAACTGCTGTCACACTGTGATGATTCCGGATGCCGCGTTGTCGCGGTGTGCTCAGACGAGACGCAGCGCCGCCACATTGCCCGGCTCGGGCTCCGCGAGCATGTCGACGTCGGGGCGAGCATTGCGCAGTTCGAGGCGTCTCTCGCGGGCCCCGATCTCGATGTCGGGCGCGACGAGGCGGCCCGCGGGGTCGTCACCGCCGTGTGGGGGCCCGCGGGCGCTCCCGGACGAACGACGATCGCAATCTCGCTCGCCGTCGAGCTTGCCGAACTCGGTGGGCGGGTGTGTCTCATCGACGCAGACACCTGGAGTGCATCGATCGCCCAGATGCTGGGAATGCTCGATGAGTCGCCGGGGTTCGCTGCGGCCTGTCGTCTTGCTGGACAGGGCGCGTTGACGCACGACGAGCTGGATCGCATCAGCGAGCGCTATCCCGTCTCACACGGGTCGCTCTCGGTGCTCACGGGCCTCACGCGCTCATCGCGCTGGCCCGAGCTCACGCAGTCTCGCGTCACGGATTCCATCGAGATGTGCCGTCTCTGGGCCGACCATGTCGTCATAGACACGGGCTTCAGCCTTGAGAGCGATGAAGAGATCTCCAGCGACCTGTTCGCGCCGCGGCGCAATGCGGCGACGCTTGCCGCGCTGCGCGCCTCAGATCGCGTGCTCGCCATCGGGCGTGCAGACCCCATCGGAATCAGCCGGTACCTTCGGTCGCACGCGGAGCTGCTCGAGGTCGCCGCCGGAATTCCGGTGCACACCGTGATGAACCGCGTTCGTTCGGGGCCCGTCGGGCTTGCGGCCGCCAGCCAGATCACGTCGACGCTGCAGCGCTTTGGCGTCATTGACAAGCCAACTCTCATCGGGAACGACGAGCGAGCGGCAGACGCGGCTTTGCTTGAGGGCAGGTCGCTGCGCGAGGTTTCTCCTCGTTCGCCTGTCGTCGCCTCCGTCAGAGGGCTCGCCCGAGGCATGATGCCTGAAGCGGCTGTGCCGACGACGCGCCGCGAGAGAAAGACCCGGGCCTCTCGCACGCGGCACACCCGGGCGTGGCACGTGTCCGGGCGAGCGGCGTCCTCACCATAA
- a CDS encoding WhiB family transcriptional regulator has translation MDWRDKAACLTADPELFFPVGNTGPAVDQIEKAKAVCATCTVTEVCLQYALETSQDSGVWGGLSEDERRALKRRAARARRAS, from the coding sequence ATGGACTGGCGCGACAAGGCCGCCTGCCTCACAGCTGACCCGGAGCTATTTTTCCCGGTAGGTAACACCGGCCCGGCCGTCGACCAGATCGAAAAGGCAAAGGCCGTGTGCGCAACGTGCACCGTCACCGAAGTATGCCTTCAATATGCACTTGAGACCAGCCAGGATTCCGGCGTCTGGGGCGGACTCAGCGAAGACGAGCGTCGGGCTCTCAAACGTCGGGCCGCACGCGCCCGCCGTGCCTCCTAG